GATGCCAGAAATGCCACCGGAGACGGCAAACACCAGCACTTTAAAGGCAGCCGGGTTGTACCCCGAAAAGCGGACCCGGTTTTCATCGTCACGAATGGCCACCAGTAGACGGCCGAAGCGGCCACTGGTGAGCCAGCGGCAGAGTCCATAGACCAGCACCAGGGCCGCCACCGTCACTAGGTAAAAGATGAATTGCATGGCAGCGCTGCCCACCTCCCGACCTAAAAACACGCTGGTGTCGGTTTTGAGGCCGTTGGTACCGTTGATCAGCTTCTGCTGACCATTGAAGAAGTTGAAGAAAACGACCAGGGCCGCCTGGGTCAAAATCGAGAAATACACCCCGCGAATGCGGTTACGGAAGACCAGATAGCCCAAGAGCCCGGCCACAATAGCGGGCACTAAGCCTAAGGCGATCAGGGTAAAGGGTAAGGAGTAGAAGGGCTGCCAAAACCAGGGCAGTTGGGTGACCCCATAGAGTCCAAAAAAGTCTGGTAATTGACCCTCACCTAGGCTATTGAGCTGCAGGTGCATGGCAAAGGCATAGCCGCCCAGGGCGAAGAAGATGCCATGGCCCAAACTCAGCAGCCCGGTGAAACCCCAAATTAAATCGATGCCCAGGGCGACGATGGCCAGGGCCAGGAAGCGCCCCAGCAGCCCTAGGCGAAAGCCGGTGAGCAGCAACGGCATCAGTAAGGCCAGCACCAGAGCGATACTTGCGATCGCACCGAGCTCAATCACCAAGCGACGCTTACGACTGGCACTCACCGAAGGACGCGGTTGCGAAGAGGTGTTTACAGTCATGCTGAGTTATGCCTCCACCGATCGACCTTTCTGAGGGAATAACCCCGCCGGTCGCACCTGTAAAAAGGCAATAATTAGGGCAAACACCATCACCTTAGCCATGCTGGTCGTGGCAAAAAACGTGAAAAAGTCAGTCACCGGCTGTAGGGCTTCATTCCCCGTCAGCAGCAATGCTACGGTGCCCGACCCCACCAGATACGTGACAATGCCGATCAACAGGGCCGCCACGATACTGCCCACCAACTTACCGACGCCACCGACCACCACCACCATGAAGGCATCGACGATGTAATTGCCGCCCAAATTGGGGCCGACAGAGCCCAACAACGTCACCGCACAGCCGGCAATCCCAGCCAGCCCAGAGCCCAGGGCAAAGGTAAGGGCGTCTACCTGCTCGGTAGGAATGCCCAAACAGGCACTCATGGCCCGATTCTGAGTGACAGAACGCATCTTCAAGCCCCAAGTGGTGCCATTGAGAAACCAGTAGACCGCCACCAAACAGAGAATGGTCAAGGCAATGATGAACAGCCGGGCCGACGGGAACTGCAGCGTGGCTCCCAGAGACACACCTCCCCGCAGCCAAGACGGCGGTGTCACATCCACATTGCGGGTACTAAACCAGGCCCGGGTAAAGGTAGGGTTACCAGCCCCCTGGACTACCAATCCAGCCACCAGGGCAATGGCAGCTGATAGTATTGACACCACGGGATTGGCCCAACGAGCAATTCGAGCCCAGTCAGTGTAGCGGCTTAAGATCCAACGTCCCACTCCAAATAGCAGGGCAAAGACACCCAGGCCGATCACCATGGGCCAATTCACGCTGCGCACGAATTGACGCAGAATCAAACTCACACCCCAAGTGGCCAATAGCGTTTCCAGAGGGCGACCGTATAGAAAGCGAATCACACTGCGCTCTAGCAGCAATCCCACCAAGGCCGCCACTAAGAAGGCCAAGGGCAGCGCCACCAAGATATAACTCTCAACGGCCCAGTCTCCCAAGCCATTGGCGCCATTTTGGACCACATAGGTGGTGTAAGCCCCCAGCATCATCAGTTCCCCATGGGCTAGATTAATCACCCCCATCAGGCCAAATACAATGGCCAGCCCTAGGGCTACAATCAACAGCACTGCACCGATGCTGATGCCATTGAATAGGCCGCCAACCAAGCCCTCTAGCAACACATCATCTACCCATGAACAACACAAACGCATCAATCACTCTGGCGCGGCCAACGGCCCAGGCCGAGTTTCAAGCTATCAAGATTAGCAGTCTCAAAGAGTTCAGAGAAAGCATCTCGCCCCCCACCGAGGACCTTAGATCCGTTTACCGCCTGGCTATCAGCAGAGGCTGATCACGGCGAGACTGTTATGGCTCTGCAATCAGCCTCCAGGTGCGGTTGGGGACTAAGCTTCAACTTCGTACTTACCGCCCTTAGCAGGGTCAGACCAGTCGCAGCCGAAGCCTTGGGTTTCAGGAACGTATTGGTTCCAGGGCTGCGGATCAACCGGCCCATCCGTAGACGAGACAATGTCGAATAGACCGTCATCCCGCACCTGCCCAATCCGCACGGTCTTGGAAATGTGGTGATTGGGATTCATGGTAACTGGCCCTTCCGGCGCCGCAAACTCCTGACCGTAGGCGGCTTCTCGCACGGCGGCCAAATCTGTGGTACCGGCAGCTTCGACAGCCTGCTTCCACAGGTAGACCATGATATAGGCCGCTTCCATGGGGTCGTTGGTCACCCGATCATCGCCGTATTCAGCTTTGAAGTCGGCTACCCACTGCTCGTTTTCAGGGGTTTCCACGGTCTGGAAGTAGTTCCAGGCGGCATAGTGGCCGACGAGGAACTCCTTGCCGATCTGGCGCACCTCTTCCTCGGCAATGCTGACAGACATGACCGGATACATGTCGGGGGTCATGCCGGCCCCCTGCAACTGCTTGAAGAAGGCCACGTTGCTGTCGCCGTTGAGGCTGTTGAAGATGACCCCGCCTTCGGGCAAGGCGGCCTTGATCTTGGTGATGATCGGGGTAACTTCGGTGTTGCCCAGGGGCAGATAGTCCTCACCCACCGTGTTGCCGCCCTTGGCCTTGAGTTGCTCTTTGATGATGGTGTTGGCGGTGCGGGGGAAGACGTAGTCAGAGCCGACCAAGAAAAAGTCACTGCCTTTGTTCTCTAGCAGCCAGTCCACGGCAGGCTCAATTTGCTGGTTGGGGGCTGCCCCGGTGTAGAAAATATTCTTGGAGCACTCCTGACCCTCGTACTGCACCGGGTACCACAGCATGTGGTCCTTGGATTCGAACACGGGCAGGACGGCCTTGCGGCTGGCGGAGGTCCAACAGCCGAATACGGTGACCACTTGATCCTGGTCGATTAGCTTCTCGGCCTTCTCGGCGAAGGTGGGCCAATCCGAGGCTCCGTCTTCTAGCACGGCTTCGATCTGTTTGCCCAGGACACCGCCATTGGCGTTGATTTCCTTAATCGCCAGCTGCTCAGCGTCGACCACCGTGGTTTCGCTGATGGCCATGGTGCCACTGAGGGAATGCAAGATGCCTACCTTAATGGTGTCGCCGTCTGCCGCCGCCGTGGGGGCATCTTCTTCACCGCCGGTGCTGTCGGTGGGAGCAGAGCCACAGGCCTTGAGCAGCATCGCCGTTCCTAGGGTCGCCGAGCCGTAGGCCAGAAATTTCCGTCTGCCAAATCGAGTTGTCATGGTACCTTTTCGCTCCTGACTCAACTGCACGCTCGCCATTGGCGACGCACACGAACTCAGCTGAGATATTAGAGTCAGGGGTTTTCACGAAATGTAGCCTGGGATACAAAACTGCCAGTTCCCTCACTTGAAAGCCGACTGCCATGACCTGACAACCTATGGCGGCTATGCTGGGGTTCGGCTCAGACAATGGGCTGCTGCAGGGTTTTCACTGTCAACCCCCTGACCAGCCCCCTTAGACATTTGAGTCGAGTTTTTTGGCCTCGGTCTCGACAAAACCATGACATCCTATGAAGTCGATGATCGTGTCTAATCCCATTTGGGTCTTCAGATTGGTAAACACAAAGGGCTTGTCCCCTCGCATTTTGCGGCTGTCTCGCTCCATGACGCCTAAATCAGCCCCCACCAGGGGGGCCAGGTCAATCTTGTTGATCACTAGTAGATCGGAGCTGGTGATGCCGGGCCCCCCCTTGCGGGGGATTTTCTCGCCGGCGGCGACGTCGATGACATAGATGGTTAAATCTACTAACTCGGGGCTGAAGGTTGAGGCTAAGTTATCGCCGCCGCTCTCGACGAAGATCAAATCCAGGGGCTGCAAGCGCGTTTCTAATTCCTCGATGGCAACTAAATTAATGGAGGCATCTTCCCGGATGGCGGTATGAGGACACCCTCCCGTTTCTACCCCGAGGATGCGATCGCACCCCAGGGCCCCACTGCGCGTCAAGAACTGAGCGTCTTCTTGGGTGTAGATGTCATTGGTGACTACGGCAATGGAGTACTGCTGCCGCAGGGCCTTACACAGGGCGTCGACCAGGGCGGTCTTCCCGGAGCCCACGGGGCCTGCGATGCCAACACGAAAAGGAGTCATAGACGGTTATTCTCTTGTGTAGAAAGGGGGGCATGGATCTCGATAGTTATGATTCTAGGCTGCCAACCGAAGAATGCCATTCTAGTCTCATTTTTCCCTGTCTAACATGACGAGAAGTTGCCGCCTCCACCCTGCATCACATTTCTCCGGGTTTCCACCTCCTAACTCCTGAACAGGCGAGAATATAGAGTCTCATGGGTCATGCTGGCCAGGCTAGGTCCCCAACCGCTGACCACCAGTTGGTCGTCTGCCAGGGTGGGAATCGCCGCCGCCACCTGCGCCAGGGTGGGGGAGAGATCGAGGAGGAGCCGTTGGCCCACGGTTTGCCCCAGGGGCACGAGTCTGATCGCCGCATTGACCAGATTACTGGCCCAGCTCTGCAGATACCCCAGCATGGCATCCTCGGCATCGATCTGCCAGCGGACCGCCGCCATGGCAAATGCGATCGCAAAGTGACAGGGCCCCGCCACCGCCGTCACCCAAGGTGCTATATCTGGGTGTAGCGCCTCCAGGGTACGCACCAGGGCCCGTCCCATCTGCCAGCTCTGCTGTCTCAACTCAGCGGTCTCGCGCAGGGCCGACAGCCAGGCATTCCAATAGTCCAGGCGCTCTAGCTGATGGACCTGGAGGGCCTGGTATCCTCGCAGCATCACAGCTGCCTCCAGCCGCACCGCCCCGTAGCAGAGTTCCTGCTCCAGCCAGTGATATATCTGGTCTGGGGTCTGCAGCACCTGCCGTTGAATCAGGGTTTCCAACCCCTCCGAATAGCTAAAGGCCCCCACCGGCAGGGCTGGACTAGCCAGTTGCAACAGCCGCAACAGCGCCTGGGGATCAGTGGCCATGGTGCCCATAGGCTCCCGCTTCCGGCTCGAAGGCCGCCACCTCCGCCGTCACCTGCACCCCTAATTGCAGCAGCAGCTTCTCCAGGACGGGATCGGGTGTCAGCCGCAGATAGGTCGCCGTCACCTCCAAGGGCACGTGACGATTGCCCAAGTGGTAAGCTGCCCGCACCAGTTGCAACGGCGTGGTCGCCGTCACCGTCAACACCGGCTCTGGCTTGGCCACCACGGTAACTATAGTGTTCTCTGCCGTGGCCAAGCGATCACCGCCCCGCAACACCGTACCTCGCGGCAAATTTAGATACACGGGTCGACCATCGTCTGCCTGGAAACGATGACGCGATCGCACCCGTTCCGCCGCCGTTAACGACAAGGTCGTCGCCACAGGTCTCGACTCATCTGACGACACTCGGCGAATCAGCACTAACATCTCACCGGAATTTCCCGCCACACCTCTGATTTTACTGATTGATGGCCTGATTTTAAGTACCTATGCTGCCGCAGCAGCCCCAAACGCCCACATCAGTGGGCTTGACTCCCCTATCTCAGCTCAGCGTCCTGCCATGACCCCCCATTGATGTCCCAGACACTGGCCTATGGGATTAAGACAATTTGCAAACTGGCACGAAATCTCCGGAGTCAGGGGATTGAAGACTGATGTTCTCTATAGATGAACTTTAATTCACATCCGCGTGAACTTCAGATGAATCGACTGTTTGTTTTCCCTGGGCCCTACCCGTTCCTATGGACATCCAGGATGGTTATCAGGAACGTCAGATCTGGCCTTGGATGCGGTTTAGAGTGTTCTAGCTAAAACTCATCCCAGGGCTGGCTGAACCGGCCCAATAGGCTGAGTTCAATCGCCTAGATCAGAATATTTGTTGAGATGGAATACTCTTAGCCCCTAATTCCCCAGCGAGTCAATCCAGATCTTTTCACCAGACTCCCAATCGAGGTTGCACTACCCAGTAACCCACAACTGTCTGATGTATTTAGGTGTATTCAGGAAAGCCCCCCAATGAGCACACGTTTCGCCGCCCTCCCTTTCACGTCCCTACAGTCTGCCCCTTCTCTGCCCCCCAATCCCATGACAGCGTCCTCCAATGCATTAACCGCCGCGATTTTGGAGGGATTCAGTGATGGCCTCCTCCTCCTCACCGTAGAGGGTCGCTTGTTACATGCCAATCGCTTTGCCCAGCAGATCTGCCAGGAACTCACCCCAGAGCCAGACACCACCCCGCAGATACCAGAGCGGATTTGGCTACTATGCCACCAACTGATTGACAGCCGAGACTTATTTCCCGACAACATCATCGTGTTGGAAGATGAATTTACCAGTCCCACAGGGCGTATCATTAGAGCCCGAGTCCAGTGGTTCACCTCCAACGGCACTGATAGCCTACTCGTGACCCTAGAAGACCGGACACGACTCTCCAAGAGTGCTGCCCTCTTCGAAGCCCGACGGTTTCAATTGACCCCCCGGGAGACAGAGGTGTGGCTCCTGCGTAAAGCCAACAACAGCTATGAAGCCATTGCCAACCAACTCTTTATCACCATCAACACGGTGAAACGCCATCTCAAAGAGCATCCATGCTAAACGCAGCCAGGTCCTAGAAGAACAAGTCTCCTAAGCGGTCATTCTCGAGGCGGCGAACGCTGGCTCAGCTGATCCAAATCGTGGCGGATCTCCTGCCCTAAGGAGCGGTTATGGGGATCCGTACGCAAAGCCTTATGGAGATAGCGGTTTGCCTTCTCGTACTGTCCCTGGTGGAGCAAAGAACGGCCCCAGCGCTGGTAAGTAATGGCTTGCCACTGCCGTATTTCTAGATCTCGAGGCATACGTTGGGCCAAGGCTTCCACCAGAGCAATGGCCCGGGGAAAGCGCTGCTCCTTGAAAAACCGCTGCAGTTGCTCAAAGCTTTGCTGCTTTAGCCGCTGTTCTTCAGGGGAAAGGGTTGGATTCGGCTGCACCTGGGGAGGAGCCGCCGCTGCAGCATGCGGTTGTTCTGGCCTGACCGCAGTCCTATTGTCTACTGGAGCCTCTATCGGGGAGGGCAACACTTGGCTCAGGGCTCGATAGGCCTGAGTAATTTGAATGAAATGCTCGTGGGCTTGTCTATCATCTGGATTCACATCGGGATGATAGCGACGAGCCAACCGCCGATAGGAGGCCTTCACCTCTGCGAAGGAAGCTCCTGTCCTCAGCCCCAAAACCCGGTAGTGATCTGCAAGACTCATAGATCAAATGGCAGAATTGCTCAGAATTCTGCCATCATTTTGACGATTTACCTAATCCCTAGCATCGAGCTAGGCCTGCGTGGTAGCTAGTTCTTGGGTACGTTCTTCGATCATGCGATCGATCAGCCCATATTCCACGGCTTCTTCTGCGGACAAGAAGTAATCCCGATCGGTATCTTTCTCGATCTGTTGAATGGACTTGCCAGTATGGCGGGCCATCATTTCATTCAGTTCCTGGCGCACCCGCAGGATCTCCTTGGCCTCAATGGCAATGTCACTGGCTTGTAGGCGTTGGCGACCGGTCCCTCCCATGGGCTGATGAATCATGATCCGGGCATGGGGCAAGGCTAGGCGCTTACCAGGGCTGCCAGCGGCCAATAAAAAGGCTCCCATGGAAGCAGCCAAGCCGACGCAAATGGTAACGATGTCAGACTTGATGTACTGCATGGTGTCGTAGATAGCCATGCCCGCTGTCACAGAGCCCCCTGGCGAATTGATGTACAGGTAAATGGGCTTGGAGTTATCTTCCGAATCTAGATAGAGCATGGCGGCCACAATGGAGTTAGCTATGGTATCAGTGACCTCTTGCCCCAAGAAAATAATGCGCTCTTGGTTCAAGCGGGTGTAGATATCAATCCACTGGGTATATTGGCTTCCCGGTAAGCGATATGGAACTTTTGGCGTACCTATGGGCATAGTGCTTTCCCAACCTCAGACTAAGTCAATGGGGTATTCAATCAACAAGAGCAGGCTCTCAACCCAGAGCCAAACGGCTACCCGACCTCAGCGGGCATTTTGGGGAGTTCTTTGCGGCTTTCGAGGACGCGGTCGATGATGCCGTATTCCTTAGCTTCTTCGGGGTTCATATAGAACATCCGGTCGGCATCCTTTAGGATTTTGTCTAGGGATTGACCAGTATTCTTGGCCAGAATTTCCATCATGGCCCGCTTATTATGCAGAACCTCTTTGGCCCGAATCTCGATATCGCTTGCTTGTCCCTGAGCACCGCTGCGGGGCTGATGCAGCACAATGCGGCCATGGGGCAGACTGGCCCGAAAGCCTTTGGTGCCTGAGGCTAGGATGATAGCCGCCGACCCCATCGCCTGACCAATGCAGATGGTATGGATGGGCGGCTTAATGTAACTCATGGTGTCACAGATGGCAAAGGCTTCGGTGTCGTAGCCAATCATGTTGCCGTCATACCATGAGGTGCCCGTAGAGTTGATGTAAAAGTAAATGGGCTTATCGGGATCATCGAATTGCAGGTACAACAGCTGCGCAATGATCAACTCGGTGACATCAATGCCTACCTGCTGCTTCACATCATCAGAAGAGTACAGAGGTAAACCTAGATAGACAATCCGCTCTTTGAGTAAGAGCGAGGGTAAATCCGGGGGAGGAGTGCGGTAGTAAGCATCTCCGTAGTAGGGCGCTTGCACGGCTTTAATCGTCAACTCATAAACTGCACGGCGGCGCCTGGGGCGCTATCTTTTACCTATAGTAACGCGATGGTGAAGATTGCCAGGGATGGGGTAGTCAGGCGGATATCCTCACCCGGGAATGCCAGGATAGTATTACTACTGCTGCTGTGAAAGGTTGCGGTTATTTCTTCGTCCTCCAGGAGCCCTAAGTCATGAAAGTGGGTCTGCACGGTGCCTTTAATGATGCCCATGTGGATGGCGCCCAATCGGGTAGTCAACGGCAATTGGCCCTATCGGTTGCAGCCGTTGCCGATGCAGATCAACGCCAAGCTCCGCTCAATCTCTGTCTGATTCTGGATTACAGCGGCTCTATGAACGGGGCTCCGCTACAGACAGTACAGCAGGCAGCTTATACCATTGTCGATCATCTTGATGCCCAGGATTCGCTCTCGGTGGTGGGGTTCAATCACCAAGCTCATGTGCTGGTAGCGAGTCAGCCGGTGGCGGAACGCGATCGCATCAAGGGGCAGATCAGCCGCTTGCAGGCCAAGGGGGGCACAGCCATCGATGAAGGCCTCAAGTTAGGCATCGAAGAAGTGGCCAAGGGCAAGGAGCCCCACCGCATTTCTCAGATATTTTTGCTGACGGATGGAGAAAACGAACACGGTGACAACGATCGCTGCCTGAAGCTGTCTACCCTGGCGGCCGATTACAACCTCACCCTCAGCACCCTGGGGTTTGGCGATCACTGGAACCAAGATGTGCTAGAGCACTTAGCCGATGCCGGTGGCGGCAGTCTCTCCTACATTCAGAGCCCAGACGATGCCATGGCAGCCTTCAGTCGTCTATTTGACCGGGTTCAGTCTGTGGCATTAACCAATGCCTATCTCCACCTAGAGTTTGCATCAGGGGTGCGGCTGGCGGAGTTTAAGCCCATGGCCCAGGTCTCGCCGGAGACGGTGGAGTTATCGGTGACCACCGAGGGAAATCGGGCCGCGGTGCGGCTAGGGGATTTAATGGTTGACAGGCCCCGGGTAGTCTTGGCGAATCTCTACATTGACCAGCTGTCTACAGGTCAGCAAGCCGTGGTGCGGGCCCAAGTGCAGTACGACGTTCCTGGCCAAGGGCTGCTCGATCAGACCTCTGCCCCATTAACCCTATCGCTGGCGGTGCAGTCTGCCTATGAACCGGCCCCCGATGAGGAGGTACAGCAGTATGTCTGGGCTCTGGCCAAGTATCGCCAAACTCAGATTGCCGAGCAGAAATTGCGGCAGGGGGATCGCCAGGGGGCGGTTACCCTACTGCAATCAGCGGCTCAAACGGCTCTACAGATGGGGGATAGCAGTGCCGCCACGGTGCTGCAGGATAATGCCACTCGACTCCAGGCTGGCCAGGACCTGTCGGAGCGCGATCGCAAACAGACCCGCATCGTCTCCAAGACTCGCCTGCAATCCCATTAACCCCTCCATTAACCCCTCTAGTACTGCACCACAATGATTTTGATCGGTGCAGCATCTCCCCCTCTCCCCCTCCCCAGCTATGGACATCCACTGGCACCCCTTCACGGTACACAAGCGCATCCCCTTGACCATCAGTCGCGGCACCAGCCATGGCTCTACTAATATCTGGCTGCGGCTGCAGCAGGATGGCATCGAGGGCTGGGGGGAAGCCACGTCCTTTTCCATTGGGGAGCGGGGTCAATCTAGCGATGCGATCGCAACCGACCTCGCCTCCCTAGCCCCGGCTTTGAAGCCGTTGCATCCCTTAGATGGTCAATCCCTAGAGGATATCTTGAGCGAAGCCGGCGTCGGATCGGCCACCCGAGCCGCCCTCGACATTGCCCGCCACGACTGGCTGGGGAAACGGGCAGGCCTGCCCCTGTGGCAACTCTGGGGCCTCGATCGCCGCCGCATCGGTCCCACCTCCGTCACCATTGGTATCAGTTCCCCCGCCGCTGCCAGCCAGCGGTTGCAGGATTGGTTACAGCAGGGACCGATTCACGCCGTTAAAGTTAAATTAGGCAGCCCCGACGGCATCGTCGCCGATCAAGCCATGCTCTCTGCCCTGCGGTCTGCCCTGCCTGCGACGACCAAGGTCAGTGTGGATGCCAACGGTGGCTGGTCTCTGCCCCAGGCACTCACCATGGCCCAGTGGTTAGCCGACCAAGGGGTCAGCTACTTGGAGCAGCCCCTAGCCCCTGGGTGGGAAGCCGATTTATATCCCCTCCACCAAGCCTCACCCCTGCCTCTGTTTGTCGATGAGAGTTGCTTTACCAGCCAGGATATTCCGCCCCTGGCCGATCGAGTCCATGGCATTAACATTAAGCTGATGAAGTCCGGGGGCCTCAGCGAAGCCCTGCGCATGATCCACACGGCTCGGGCCTGTGGCCTGCAGGTCATGTTTGGCTGCTACTCCGATAGCAGCTTAGCTAATACCGCCCTGGCTCAGCTGTCTCCCCTGGCTACCCATCTGGATCTCGATAGCCATCTCAATCTCAAAGACGATCCCTTCAGCGGAGCAGATTTCCACGACGGCCACCTGATCCCCAACTCTCAACCCGGTCTAGGACTGAGTTACCATGCGCCTCACCCCTGAGCACCGTATCGCCTTGCTGATGCACGAAGGCACCCAAAGCCCTCGGGGTAAGACAGGGCTGGCTATGCTGCGGTATAGCCAGTTTCCGGTTGTCGCAGTCATCGACCATGATTGCGCCGGGCAATCCTTAGCCGCCGTAGCTGGCATTGCCAAACAGATCCCCATTGTGGCTTCCGTTGAGGACGCTTTAGCCTTTGGTCCCGACGTGTTAGCCATCGGCATTGCCCCCTCCGGTGGAGCCCTGCCAGCTCCCTGGCTGCAAGAGGTCAAGCAGGCTATCAACGCTGGCCTGTGTGTTGTCAACGGCCTGCATACTCCCATGGCCCAAGATCTGGAAATGACCCGGACACTCAATCCAGGTCAATGGATCTGGGATGTGCGACAAGAACCCCCAAGTCTGCAAGTTGGTTCAGCCCTAGCCCAGACCCTGCAATGCCGGCGAGTTTTAACGGTAGGCACTGATATGTCTGTCGGCAAGATGTCCACCAATCTAGAACTCCATCGAGCCAGCCTGAAGCGAGGCCTGCGCTCCAAGGTGATTGCGACGGGACAGACCAACCTGATGCTAGGGGATGATGGCATTCCATTAGATGCCGTCAGGGTAGACTTTGCCTCCGGCGCCGTCGAGCAACAGGTGATGCGCTACGGACCTGACCATGACATTCTCTATATCGAAGGCCAGGGATCTTTACTAAACCCGGCCTCTACGGCCACTCTGCCGCTGCTGCGGGGCGCCCAACCGACTCATCTAATTCTGGTCCATCGAGCCGGCCAAACCCATATTCGCAACTGTCCCCAGATTCCGGTTCCCCCTTTGCCCAAAGTCATTCACCTGTACGAAACCGTTGCCACCGCCGCTGGAGCCTTTAGTTTCACTAAGGTGGTTGGCATCGCCCTCAATACGGGCGATCTCGATCAAGGGGAGGCTGCGATCGCAATTCAATCTACCCAAGCAGCCACAGGCCTACCCTGCACCGACGTTTTCCGCTTTGGACCAACCCCGCTCCTAGAGGCTATTCTGGCCTGATACAGCTGGGAGCCACCATTGATTAGCTACCAGACCTATTTCTTCCGCAAGCGATAAGTAATACGCCCTTTCGTGAGGTCATAGGGGGTCAATTCCACCTTAACCCGATCCCCAGGCAAGATTTTGATGTAGTTTCGCCGGATTTTACCGGAAATATGGGCTAACACATTGAAGCCATTGTCCAAATCCACCCGAAACATGGCGTTAGGCAACGATTCTGTCACCGTTCCTTCCATCTCAATAAGATCTTGCTTAGACAAGTAGCTAATCTCCTTAACTGCGAACGACAAATAAAAATGCCCCGAAGCAAGCTCATCTAGTCCCCGTCTACTGACTGCATGCCTTGCGCCGCTGCTAACAGCGAGCAGCCCATAGCCATTTACAGTAGACCAGCGACCAGTAGCATCTCTACGGAGCCTTGAGTTGATTAGTATTGTTTTCTTAAGCCTAGCAAATAAGCGTTAATTTTCGTATCACTCTCGAGAACGACCCCGGGAGAAAACATAGCCCCCCTTTCGTTGGTTGTGCTCTGACCAGCACCTCTACAGCCGTCAACTAGCCCCTGCAATATCATCAGGCTGAATTAACTTAGTGAGCTCAGCGGTCACTGCCTCCATGATCTGATTACCATCTACAGAGATTAATTGCTGCCGCTGGCGATAAAAGTCGATCAGGGGCTCTGTCTGCTGTCGATAGACCTGTAATCGATGGCGAATCACCGCTTCAGTGTCATCTTTACGCCCCCGACTGAGTAATCTCACCAGCAGCACCTCGTCAGGCACCTCCAGATTTACAACGCAATCATAGGGCTGAGCCAACTCACTTAATAGGTCATCTAGAAACTCAGCTTGGGGAACATTACGGGGAAACCCGTCTAGAATCCAACCCGCTTGTGCGTCTGCTTGCAGAAGCCGTTCCCGAATTAATCCCAGCATCAATTGATCCGGAACCAACTCTCCAGCATGCATATAATGTTCAGCTTTCTTGCCTAGCTCTGTCTGCTGGCCAACGGCTGTCCGCAGAATAGCTCCCGTAGAAATATGAGGCAGCTGGCAAATGTCAGCCAGAATCTGCGCTTGAGTGCCTTTACCGGCTCCAGGAGGGCCCAAAAAAATCAGTCGTGTCACTATTGCTTCACCATCCCTTCGTAGCGCTGGGAGATCACATAGGTCTGAATCTGCTTGGCGGTATCGATGGCAACCCCCACCAAAATCAGCAGAGATGTCGCCCCTAACCCTCGGAAGGTTTGCACGCGCGTAGCACTCTCTACAGCACTGGGAATAACAGCTACTAACCCCAAGAAAATGGCGCCTAAAAAGGTTAGACGATTCAATACCCGCCCGATATACTCAGTGGTGGCTTTGCCGGGCCGGATACCCGG
This portion of the Halomicronema hongdechloris C2206 genome encodes:
- a CDS encoding DUF1611 domain-containing protein — encoded protein: MRLTPEHRIALLMHEGTQSPRGKTGLAMLRYSQFPVVAVIDHDCAGQSLAAVAGIAKQIPIVASVEDALAFGPDVLAIGIAPSGGALPAPWLQEVKQAINAGLCVVNGLHTPMAQDLEMTRTLNPGQWIWDVRQEPPSLQVGSALAQTLQCRRVLTVGTDMSVGKMSTNLELHRASLKRGLRSKVIATGQTNLMLGDDGIPLDAVRVDFASGAVEQQVMRYGPDHDILYIEGQGSLLNPASTATLPLLRGAQPTHLILVHRAGQTHIRNCPQIPVPPLPKVIHLYETVATAAGAFSFTKVVGIALNTGDLDQGEAAIAIQSTQAATGLPCTDVFRFGPTPLLEAILA
- the infA gene encoding translation initiation factor IF-1; this encodes MSKQDLIEMEGTVTESLPNAMFRVDLDNGFNVLAHISGKIRRNYIKILPGDRVKVELTPYDLTKGRITYRLRKK
- a CDS encoding adenylate kinase → MTRLIFLGPPGAGKGTQAQILADICQLPHISTGAILRTAVGQQTELGKKAEHYMHAGELVPDQLMLGLIRERLLQADAQAGWILDGFPRNVPQAEFLDDLLSELAQPYDCVVNLEVPDEVLLVRLLSRGRKDDTEAVIRHRLQVYRQQTEPLIDFYRQRQQLISVDGNQIMEAVTAELTKLIQPDDIAGAS